A region from the Salvia splendens isolate huo1 chromosome 15, SspV2, whole genome shotgun sequence genome encodes:
- the LOC121766874 gene encoding secreted RxLR effector protein 161-like — MEELEDINYPRDPTAKFHQRGLLDCKSVETPILVNHGLQISEDTELANQGKYQRLVRKLIYLSHTRPDIAYAVGIVSQFMHRPHKDHYEAALRIVKYLNRAVRHRIMFKKNEQRGVYGYTDADWASNPVDRRSTTGYFTFVEGNLVTWRTIKQKVVALSSAEVEFIVIKSGLMEILWLRRLMKEIGLAPDKSHIFVTIKRQSVSLRIQCNMC; from the coding sequence GACTCCTGGACTGCAAGTCAGTTGAGACACCAATCTTAGTGAATCACGGCTTACAAATCTCAGAAGACACGGAACTGGCAAACCAAGGCAAATATCAACGCCTAGTTAGGAAACTCATCTACCTCTCCcacactagacctgatattgcttatGCGGTGGGGAttgtgagtcagttcatgcatagaCCACATAAGGATCACTATGAAGCTGCATTAAGAATTGTCAAATACCTCAACAGAGCTGTTAGACATAGAATAATGTTCAAGAAGAACGAACAAAGAGGGGTTTACGGATAtactgatgctgattgggcaagcaatccagtaGATAGGAGATCGACAACCGGCTATTTCACCTTTGTTGAAGGTAATCTAGTCACTTGGAGGACTATAAAGCAGAAGGTGGTCGCTTTATCCAGTGCTGAAGTAGAATTTATAGTGATCAAAAGCGGACTAATGGAGATATTATGGCTGAGAAGATTGATGAAAGAAATTGGACTCGCTCCAGACAAGAGTCACATTTTTGTGACAATAAAGCGGCAATCAGTATCTCTGAGAATCCAGTGCAACatgtgttag
- the LOC121766872 gene encoding uncharacterized protein LOC121766872: MEEGSRTTLFLSSSRKNLVVQFLLKHRINGVLTRGAVMEAADEYSISKKTVYRLWNKAKQLMQRGEPAIMEGKVKGYHHSDKLTIDESKSTLGQWIKEDKLRPHTNAIKLALTDANKLARLKWCLSKIQPTINAGRVQFESIDNVVHIDEKWFYMTKSSDRYYLLPDEAEPYRACKSKRFITKVMFMCAVSRPVFGLDGQTKFDGKLGIFPFTELAAAKRKSKNRPKGTLETKPIPSVNKSVMRDCIINRIVPAIKAKWPEWASKEIYIQQDNVTPHINGVDVEFEAVAKSDGF; the protein is encoded by the exons ATGGAGGAGGGGTCAAGAACAACACTGTTCTTAAGCAGCAGTAGGAAGAACTTGGTGGTGCAGTTCCTACTGAAGCACCGCATCAATGGAGTGCTCACAAGAGGGGCAGTAATGGAGGCAGCAGACGAGTACAGCATAAGCAAGAAGACAGTTTATAGGCTTTGGAACAAAGCAAAACAGCTGATGCAAAGGGGGGAACCTGCAATCATGGAAGGCAAGGTTAAAGGCTATCATCATTCAGATAAGTTAACTATAGATGAAAG CAAAAGCACACTAGGTCAGTGGATTAAGGAGGACAAATTAAGGCCACATACAAATGCTATCAAACTTGCCTTAACTGATGCAAATAAGTTAGCTAGGTTGAAGTGGTGCCTTAGCAAAATTCAGCCAACTATAAATGCAGGTAGAGTTCAGTTTGAAAGCATAGACAATGTTGTGCATATTGATGAAAAATGGTTCTATATGACCAAGTCATCAGACAGGTATTACCTCTTGCCTGATGAGGCTGAGCCATATAGGGCATGCAAGTCAAAGAGGTTCATCACCAAAGTGATGTTCATGTGTGCTGTAAGTAGGCCTGTGTTTGGCTTGGATGGCCAAACCAAATTTGATGGAAAGTTAGGTATTTTCCCTTTTACTGAATTGGCTGCAGCAAAAAGAAAATCCAAGAATAGGCCTAAAGGCACACTTGAGACTAAACCAATTCCTTCAGTCAATAAGAGTGTGATGAGGGACTGCATTATCAACAGG ATTGTACCAGCAATTAAGGCCAAGTGGCCTGAGTGGGCAAGCAAAGAGATCTACATCCAGCAAGACAATGTCACACCCCACATAAATGGTGTGGATGTTGAATTTGAGGCTGTTGCCAAATCAGATGGATTTTAA